In one Cyanobacteria bacterium GSL.Bin1 genomic region, the following are encoded:
- a CDS encoding FtsW/RodA/SpoVE family cell cycle protein gives MLKYWIPFFNPEIASWGIPARLLRWLTFLWLLIGLVVLFSASYAIANVEHGNGLYYFQRQVIWAYLGLLLFKWVTRNPLSSVLKVAPYALFIFLVLIFATQFFEPINGARRWINLGPISLQPSELIKPFLVLQSAILFSRWSRLSNGWRVFWLGTFAIVLGGILIQPNLSNTALCGMGLWLIALAAMIRWQYLAMVAASGVGLASISIYFQEYQLKRVTSFMNPWLQAQGDGYQLVQSLLAIGSGGVWGTSLGLSQQKLFYLPFQYTDFIFAVFAEEFGFVGCIVLLTLITSFMTVGLIVAQQAQKTVHRLIAIGVVIFLVGQSLINIGVATGSLPTTGLPLPLFSYGGNSMLASLFLAGLLVRVAIENHQRNVVEFPKPSR, from the coding sequence GTGTTGAAGTACTGGATTCCATTTTTTAATCCCGAAATCGCGAGTTGGGGAATTCCAGCTCGTTTACTCCGTTGGTTAACGTTTCTCTGGCTTCTCATTGGCTTAGTTGTCTTATTTTCCGCCTCTTATGCGATTGCTAATGTTGAGCATGGTAATGGACTCTACTACTTTCAACGACAAGTCATCTGGGCTTATTTGGGACTTCTTCTGTTCAAGTGGGTGACCCGGAACCCGCTCTCTTCGGTTTTAAAAGTTGCTCCTTATGCTCTTTTTATTTTCCTCGTCTTAATCTTTGCTACCCAATTCTTTGAGCCGATTAATGGTGCGAGACGTTGGATCAATCTCGGTCCCATATCACTACAACCGTCAGAACTGATTAAACCCTTTCTCGTTTTGCAAAGTGCCATTCTTTTCAGTCGCTGGTCTCGTTTAAGCAATGGTTGGCGAGTCTTTTGGCTCGGGACATTTGCGATTGTTTTAGGGGGAATTTTAATTCAACCTAACTTGAGTAACACTGCTTTATGTGGCATGGGTTTATGGTTAATTGCTTTAGCGGCAATGATTCGCTGGCAGTATTTAGCAATGGTTGCTGCAAGTGGCGTCGGTTTAGCTTCGATCAGTATTTATTTTCAAGAGTACCAACTGAAACGAGTGACCTCCTTCATGAATCCTTGGTTGCAAGCCCAAGGAGATGGCTATCAATTGGTTCAGAGTTTACTTGCCATTGGGTCTGGGGGCGTTTGGGGGACCAGTTTAGGTCTGTCTCAACAAAAGTTATTCTACTTGCCGTTTCAATACACCGATTTTATTTTTGCGGTGTTTGCAGAAGAATTTGGCTTTGTCGGTTGTATCGTCTTATTGACCTTAATTACGAGTTTCATGACCGTCGGTTTAATCGTTGCCCAGCAAGCCCAAAAAACGGTCCACCGCTTAATTGCAATTGGAGTGGTCATCTTTTTGGTGGGCCAATCTTTGATTAATATCGGCGTTGCAACGGGTTCTTTACCAACAACCGGTTTGCCTTTACCTTTATTCAGTTATGGTGGAAACTCAATGCTAGCAAGTTTATTTTTAGCTGGGCTCTTGGTGAGAGTTGCTATTGAAAATCATCAACGGAATGTGGTTGAGTTTCCGAAGCCCTCACGTTAA
- a CDS encoding glycosyltransferase, with product MPQFPKYALVHEWLTPKATGGSELVVKAILQRIDADLYALIDFESTNPESYLYEQKIGTTFLQHFPLARNGVQKYLPLLPFAIEQLDLHEYDIILSSSHAVAKGVITSPYQTHICYCHTPMRYVWELTFEYLKQSKIGTGIPGILTRYLLHQLRQWDVISANRVDYFIANSHHTAKRIWRCYRRPAEVIYPPVDIQRFSFQAEKEDFYLTVSRLVSYKRISLIIEAFNQLQRPLVIIGSGPQFSELQKQAQPNIKLLGTQPNAVVEDYLAKAKAFVYAACEDFGIALVEAQACGTPVIAYGAGGAKETVKDLQAYPDTATGLLFSPQTSSALVEAVEMFESKQEKLIPEQIYQHATRFSTQQFHTAYWQFIETTQNG from the coding sequence ATGCCTCAATTTCCCAAATATGCCCTTGTTCACGAATGGCTGACACCCAAAGCTACAGGTGGATCAGAATTAGTAGTTAAAGCAATTCTCCAACGAATTGATGCTGATCTCTATGCTTTGATTGATTTTGAATCCACAAACCCGGAGAGTTATCTTTATGAGCAAAAAATTGGGACAACTTTTCTACAACATTTCCCCTTAGCGCGTAATGGGGTGCAAAAATATCTACCCCTTTTACCCTTCGCAATTGAACAACTGGATCTCCACGAATACGATATTATCCTTTCCTCTTCTCATGCGGTTGCTAAAGGGGTGATTACCAGCCCCTACCAAACCCATATCTGTTACTGTCACACCCCCATGCGCTACGTTTGGGAACTGACATTTGAATATCTCAAACAAAGTAAAATTGGGACAGGAATCCCTGGGATCTTGACTCGCTATCTCCTTCATCAGTTGCGCCAGTGGGATGTCATTAGTGCCAACCGAGTTGATTACTTTATCGCCAACTCCCACCACACGGCAAAGCGAATTTGGCGATGCTATCGTCGCCCTGCAGAAGTCATTTATCCCCCAGTTGATATCCAACGCTTTTCTTTTCAGGCTGAGAAAGAAGACTTTTACTTGACGGTTTCGCGCCTCGTTAGTTATAAACGAATTTCTTTGATTATTGAAGCCTTTAACCAACTGCAACGCCCGTTAGTCATTATTGGGAGTGGACCTCAATTTTCTGAATTACAAAAACAAGCTCAACCTAATATCAAACTTTTGGGAACCCAACCCAATGCAGTGGTAGAAGACTATTTAGCCAAAGCTAAAGCTTTTGTTTATGCCGCTTGTGAAGATTTTGGTATTGCGTTAGTAGAGGCCCAAGCCTGTGGTACACCTGTCATTGCTTATGGTGCAGGGGGGGCAAAAGAAACAGTAAAAGATCTACAAGCGTATCCAGACACAGCAACAGGGTTACTGTTTTCTCCACAAACCTCCTCTGCATTAGTAGAAGCAGTAGAAATGTTTGAATCGAAGCAAGAGAAGCTAATTCCTGAACAAATTTATCAACATGCCACTCGCTTTTCAACTCAGCAGTTTCATACTGCTTATTGGCAGTTTATAGAAACAACTCAAAATGGGTAA
- a CDS encoding uracil-DNA glycosylase — translation MSDSQQTNLFEDTPSISPQQWERIPFDPQISILPGTYKNLDELAHHCRQCQRCELAQTRTQVVVSRGNPKADVMVIGEAPGQSEDEQGLPFVGKSGQLLDKILASVELSPEEDVYISNIVKCRPPQNRNPSTKEINACKSYLLEQINLVNPKIILFTGATALKGLTGEKKGISKIRGQWLNWEGYWAMAIFHPAYLLRNPSREKGKPKWLMWQDMQLIRQKLDDLRKIK, via the coding sequence ATGAGTGACTCCCAACAAACTAATCTTTTTGAGGATACTCCCTCTATTTCTCCACAGCAGTGGGAGCGAATCCCCTTTGATCCTCAAATCTCGATTCTCCCAGGAACCTACAAAAATTTGGATGAACTAGCCCATCATTGTCGCCAATGTCAACGTTGTGAACTGGCTCAAACTCGGACGCAAGTCGTTGTCAGTCGTGGTAATCCAAAAGCAGATGTCATGGTTATTGGTGAAGCCCCAGGGCAAAGCGAAGATGAGCAGGGTTTGCCGTTTGTCGGTAAATCAGGACAGTTACTCGATAAAATTCTCGCTTCGGTTGAATTAAGCCCTGAAGAAGATGTTTATATTTCTAATATTGTCAAGTGCCGTCCGCCCCAAAATCGAAACCCCTCGACCAAAGAAATCAATGCTTGTAAATCTTATTTGTTAGAGCAAATTAATCTCGTTAATCCCAAAATTATTCTCTTTACCGGTGCAACGGCTTTGAAGGGGTTGACGGGAGAAAAAAAAGGAATCAGCAAAATTCGCGGTCAATGGTTGAATTGGGAAGGGTATTGGGCAATGGCAATTTTTCATCCCGCCTATCTGTTAAGGAACCCTTCGCGCGAAAAAGGGAAGCCTAAGTGGTTAATGTGGCAAGATATGCAGTTAATTCGACAAAAATTAGATGATCTGAGAAAAATTAAATAA
- a CDS encoding ribosome recycling factor, protein MKLSDVESKMKKAIDATQQSFNSLRTGRANASILDRVMVDYYGMETPLKSLANISTPDATTITIQPYDKGSLEQIEKAISMSDVGLTPNNDGEIVRLNIPPLTSERRQELVKIAGKYAEEGRVSIRNIRRDAIEEVRKAEKNHELSEDEAHDIREKIQKLTDKYVAKVDELLKAKEEDIATV, encoded by the coding sequence ATGAAATTATCAGACGTTGAAAGTAAAATGAAAAAAGCGATTGATGCGACGCAACAGTCTTTCAATAGCTTACGCACCGGACGGGCAAATGCTTCTATACTTGACCGCGTAATGGTTGATTACTATGGCATGGAAACCCCCCTCAAATCTTTAGCGAACATCAGCACGCCTGATGCCACAACTATTACCATTCAACCCTACGATAAGGGAAGTTTGGAACAAATTGAAAAAGCGATCTCGATGTCCGATGTGGGTTTAACCCCCAACAATGATGGTGAAATTGTACGCCTGAATATTCCCCCTCTTACTAGTGAACGTCGGCAAGAACTAGTGAAAATTGCCGGCAAATATGCCGAAGAAGGTCGAGTTTCCATTCGCAACATTCGTCGCGATGCGATTGAGGAGGTGCGCAAAGCCGAAAAAAATCATGAACTATCTGAAGACGAAGCTCATGATATTCGGGAAAAAATCCAAAAACTAACCGATAAATATGTCGCTAAGGTGGATGAGCTCCTGAAAGCAAAAGAAGAAGACATTGCCACTGTTTAG
- a CDS encoding transcription termination factor rho family protein: MKQEVGSLMYLYFDELELNEPVEVSEFLIYGAAQAVNQANSRNWLPIIVKQTGEDQYQVIGNAFTYAVAEQAGLDKVWCIIADNSPATTEASQLLAHEKVPQINLATASFDEIKLGLEYLVHRPVTSLKGVNVAKASSRIDEAPRRYWRESLNDVTKLKCGITRGSKLKIFKEVFYVTPEPLPEIITDTNILEMFNAKELKQMAKKRGIKGYSKTKRADLIKILSQTQNKV, translated from the coding sequence ATGAAACAAGAAGTTGGGTCTTTAATGTATCTGTACTTTGATGAACTTGAACTTAATGAACCCGTTGAAGTCTCGGAATTTTTAATTTATGGTGCCGCTCAAGCAGTCAATCAAGCCAATAGTCGAAATTGGCTTCCAATTATTGTGAAGCAAACGGGAGAAGATCAATATCAAGTCATTGGTAATGCTTTTACTTATGCAGTTGCAGAACAAGCGGGGTTAGACAAAGTTTGGTGTATTATTGCTGATAATTCTCCTGCAACTACTGAAGCTTCGCAACTTTTAGCTCACGAAAAAGTTCCTCAAATTAATTTAGCAACAGCAAGCTTTGATGAAATTAAACTAGGCCTTGAATATTTGGTTCATCGTCCTGTAACCTCTCTAAAAGGTGTTAATGTTGCTAAAGCGAGTAGTCGCATCGACGAAGCACCCCGTCGTTATTGGCGAGAAAGTTTAAATGATGTCACTAAATTGAAATGTGGCATTACACGAGGTAGCAAATTAAAAATATTTAAGGAAGTTTTTTATGTGACACCAGAGCCTTTACCTGAAATTATTACTGATACAAATATCTTAGAAATGTTTAATGCTAAAGAATTGAAGCAAATGGCTAAAAAAAGAGGAATTAAAGGTTATAGTAAGACAAAGAGAGCTGATTTAATTAAAATCCTAAGTCAAACCCAAAATAAAGTATAA
- a CDS encoding ATP-binding cassette domain-containing protein — protein sequence MFPATHPLSRLFRYSRDYHAQVAGAIACSILNTIFDLAPPYLIGIAIDVVVQEENSLIARLGFTSIPAQLAVVSLITFLIWSLESLTEYAYSRLWRNLAQTLQHELRVETYSHLQELELSYFEERSTGFFLAVLNDDVNQLERFLNFGAHQLLRFFTTILFVGGTFIALAPGVSWLAMLPIPFVLWGSIAFQKMLAPRYAEVRDKAGLINSRLSNNLSGIATIKSFTAETYERDRVKKESEAYRQSNRKAIALSAAFVPSIRILILMGFTATLFLGGLAVSNGELSAGTYGFIVFIVQRLLWPFTQLSELMDEYQRAMASIYRVMNVLDTPIAIATGDQPFPVEAVEGAIKLDRVTFAYPGQHPVFQDLSLHIGAKQSIGIAGATGSGKSTLVKLLLRFYEPQQGQIFIDGQDIQTLNIYDLRRCIGWVSQDVFLFQGTVAENIAYGQIDATENEIIHAAKLAEAHDFIQKLPQGYDTIVGERGQKLSGGQRQRLAIARTLLKDPPILILDEATSAVDNETEAAIARSLDVITHNRTTIAITHRLSTIRHCDHIYVMDQGQIVEQGKHEDLLELNGIYTALWQVQSGIHPTDNVRTSQD from the coding sequence ATGTTTCCTGCTACTCATCCCTTATCCCGCCTTTTCCGTTATAGTCGCGATTATCATGCTCAAGTGGCTGGCGCGATCGCGTGCTCCATTCTCAACACCATTTTTGACCTCGCCCCCCCTTATTTGATTGGGATTGCCATTGATGTGGTCGTGCAAGAAGAAAATTCTTTAATTGCACGCCTCGGCTTCACCAGCATACCCGCTCAACTGGCTGTGGTCTCTTTAATCACGTTTTTGATTTGGAGTTTAGAATCGCTCACAGAATATGCTTACAGCCGCTTGTGGCGTAACCTTGCCCAAACCTTGCAACATGAACTGCGCGTCGAAACCTATAGCCATTTGCAAGAGCTAGAGTTGAGCTATTTTGAAGAACGGAGTACAGGCTTTTTCCTTGCGGTTCTCAATGATGATGTTAATCAACTGGAACGATTTTTGAACTTTGGGGCGCATCAACTCCTCCGCTTTTTCACCACGATTTTATTTGTGGGGGGAACGTTTATTGCCTTAGCCCCTGGGGTATCTTGGCTAGCGATGTTACCGATTCCCTTTGTGTTGTGGGGCTCGATCGCGTTTCAAAAAATGCTCGCCCCTCGTTATGCAGAGGTGCGGGATAAAGCGGGATTAATCAATAGTCGCCTCAGTAATAACCTTTCTGGGATTGCAACCATTAAAAGTTTTACCGCAGAAACTTACGAACGCGATCGCGTTAAAAAAGAAAGTGAAGCCTACCGCCAGAGTAACCGCAAAGCGATTGCTTTAAGTGCGGCGTTTGTCCCTTCGATTCGGATTTTGATTTTAATGGGGTTCACCGCAACCTTATTTTTAGGCGGATTAGCCGTCTCGAATGGGGAACTCTCAGCCGGAACTTACGGCTTTATTGTCTTTATTGTCCAACGACTCTTATGGCCCTTTACCCAGTTGAGTGAACTCATGGATGAATATCAACGGGCGATGGCTTCGATTTATCGAGTCATGAATGTCTTAGATACACCAATCGCGATTGCCACTGGGGATCAACCCTTTCCAGTGGAAGCAGTGGAAGGAGCAATTAAACTGGATCGCGTAACGTTTGCTTATCCTGGTCAGCACCCCGTTTTTCAAGACCTTTCTCTCCACATTGGGGCCAAACAAAGTATTGGCATTGCGGGGGCGACTGGTTCGGGGAAAAGTACGCTAGTGAAGCTACTGCTGCGCTTTTACGAACCGCAACAGGGGCAGATTTTCATTGATGGACAAGATATCCAAACCCTGAATATTTATGATTTGCGCCGTTGTATCGGTTGGGTAAGCCAAGATGTGTTTCTTTTTCAGGGAACTGTTGCTGAGAATATCGCCTATGGTCAGATTGATGCAACTGAAAACGAAATTATTCACGCGGCCAAACTTGCCGAAGCCCATGACTTTATTCAAAAGTTACCCCAAGGTTATGACACCATTGTCGGGGAACGAGGACAAAAACTTTCGGGTGGACAGCGACAACGCCTTGCCATTGCGCGGACTTTACTCAAAGACCCACCGATTTTAATTTTAGATGAAGCCACCTCAGCGGTTGATAATGAAACCGAAGCTGCTATTGCGCGTTCCTTAGACGTCATCACACACAACCGTACCACGATCGCGATCACGCATCGCCTCTCCACCATTCGCCATTGTGACCATATTTATGTGATGGATCAGGGTCAAATTGTGGAACAGGGTAAGCACGAAGACTTATTAGAATTGAACGGAATTTACACGGCTTTATGGCAGGTCCAATCGGGGATTCACCCTACAGACAACGTCAGAACAAGCCAGGACTAG
- a CDS encoding sigma-70 family RNA polymerase sigma factor — protein MPALTSGHLKQNSLELLRIYQSDQNPKIRNQIVELNIGLVRKEAHHWVNQCNESYEDLIQVGCMGLIRAIERFELSKGNAFSSFAVPYIRGEIQHYLRDRSTSVKIPRRWLELRQKATKVTYQLREELQRDPTDSEIASQLNVSPSEWQEVKLAAKNREPLSLDMPMGSGEGDETTSLGELVPDSQYRSFQLALEDQIRLQQGLIGLEERTRKVLEFVFLHDLTQKEAAEVLGVSVVTVSRRLKKGVQLLKNKML, from the coding sequence ATGCCTGCCTTAACTTCTGGACACCTTAAACAAAATAGCTTGGAGTTACTGAGGATTTACCAAAGTGACCAGAATCCAAAAATTCGGAATCAGATTGTAGAACTTAACATTGGTTTAGTTCGCAAAGAAGCGCATCATTGGGTTAACCAATGTAATGAAAGTTATGAAGATTTAATCCAGGTGGGATGTATGGGGTTAATCCGCGCGATCGAGCGGTTTGAACTCTCGAAAGGGAATGCGTTTAGTTCCTTTGCTGTCCCCTACATTCGGGGTGAAATTCAACACTATTTGCGCGATCGCAGCACATCCGTAAAAATTCCGCGACGGTGGCTAGAATTACGACAAAAAGCGACAAAAGTAACGTATCAATTACGAGAAGAATTACAACGCGATCCCACTGATTCTGAGATTGCAAGCCAACTTAACGTCTCTCCGAGTGAATGGCAAGAAGTTAAACTTGCGGCTAAAAACCGGGAACCCTTGAGTTTAGATATGCCAATGGGCTCGGGAGAGGGAGATGAAACCACTAGTCTTGGCGAGCTTGTACCCGATAGTCAATACCGTAGTTTTCAACTTGCTCTAGAAGACCAAATTCGACTACAACAAGGATTAATCGGACTTGAGGAGCGGACACGCAAAGTTTTAGAATTTGTCTTCCTCCATGATCTGACCCAAAAGGAAGCTGCAGAGGTTCTTGGTGTGAGTGTAGTAACTGTTTCTCGCCGTCTTAAAAAGGGTGTCCAATTGCTTAAAAATAAAATGTTATGA
- a CDS encoding AAA family ATPase has translation MSDSPLKQALLSLPEEAPETIISHRFIPAFLEALGFTQNERYPEFSTGVGGQAVDFAARRNTDEDLFFYSPKNPFLIVEVKGRDVNLANGEYKKTVKQIKRYLAPSAVNCQTAKWGIITNADYIQLFRKHRKVVYPVTQLIRLKADNIDEKFQQLKKIIDDPAQALTITIYNNKGGVGKTTTVLNLAAYLGIYHKVLVIDFDPNQKDLTQILKAKPGTHKLYECLKNYRTYKIEKAIYPYRIANKKGSETGFDIIPADETFMEKNEKQNELLSEVTRGRLRNVLKNIRNDYDYILIDAPPSWNFFSQETIIAADVVLLPTKHNNFASLLNAQQVITDFLDEVGKKHREAFDDAIDVANPTALPIFYNGENITEAQRKQAREQLFQLIKETKSKKGVDLRPYFFPKTTQGHRNSEIYEIPYYAYIAKAAFYGIPAVYRYKIAFNYYKSFAKEYFLS, from the coding sequence ATGTCTGACTCACCTTTAAAGCAAGCCCTTTTATCCCTTCCAGAAGAAGCACCTGAAACAATTATCTCTCATCGTTTTATACCTGCATTCCTTGAAGCGTTAGGCTTTACTCAAAATGAGCGATATCCAGAGTTTTCTACTGGTGTAGGAGGTCAAGCTGTCGACTTTGCAGCACGTAGAAATACAGATGAAGATTTATTTTTTTATTCACCGAAAAACCCTTTTCTTATTGTTGAAGTAAAAGGGCGGGACGTGAATCTTGCCAATGGGGAATATAAAAAGACCGTTAAGCAAATTAAGCGTTACTTAGCTCCCAGTGCTGTCAATTGCCAAACAGCCAAATGGGGAATTATTACGAATGCTGATTACATTCAACTCTTTCGCAAACATCGTAAAGTCGTTTATCCGGTCACCCAGTTAATTCGTTTGAAAGCAGATAATATCGATGAGAAATTTCAGCAACTCAAAAAGATTATTGATGATCCAGCCCAAGCCCTGACGATTACTATCTACAACAACAAAGGAGGGGTTGGGAAAACAACAACTGTCCTTAACTTAGCAGCCTATTTAGGGATTTATCACAAGGTTTTAGTCATTGATTTTGATCCGAACCAAAAAGATTTAACTCAGATCTTAAAGGCAAAGCCGGGAACACACAAACTTTATGAGTGTCTGAAGAATTATAGAACTTATAAAATTGAAAAGGCTATTTACCCTTATCGTATTGCTAATAAAAAAGGTTCAGAAACTGGGTTTGATATCATTCCTGCTGATGAAACTTTTATGGAGAAAAACGAAAAACAGAATGAGTTACTGTCAGAAGTCACTAGAGGTCGTTTACGTAACGTCTTAAAAAATATTAGAAATGATTATGATTACATTTTAATTGATGCTCCCCCTAGCTGGAATTTTTTTAGTCAAGAAACAATTATTGCTGCTGATGTAGTTCTTCTTCCAACTAAGCATAATAATTTTGCTTCTCTTTTAAATGCCCAACAAGTGATTACAGACTTTCTTGATGAAGTAGGTAAAAAGCATCGCGAAGCATTTGATGATGCGATTGATGTTGCTAATCCTACTGCTTTACCGATTTTTTATAATGGCGAAAACATAACAGAGGCGCAGCGAAAACAAGCTAGAGAGCAACTCTTTCAACTGATAAAAGAAACTAAAAGTAAAAAAGGAGTTGATTTACGACCCTACTTTTTTCCTAAAACCACCCAAGGTCATAGAAATTCAGAAATTTATGAAATTCCTTATTATGCTTACATAGCAAAAGCTGCATTTTATGGAATACCAGCTGTTTATAGATATAAAATTGCATTTAATTACTACAAATCTTTCGCTAAGGAGTATTTTCTCTCATGA
- a CDS encoding EamA family transporter, producing the protein MIYLQLTIMAFIWGGTFIAGRIVGESVGAFTAALTRFTIASVCLWFITQRWEGKLPLLRREQWLPVLMLGLSGVFFYNVFFFLGLQTVSASRAALIVALNPIAIALASTIVFKDQLSPLKIFGITLSLIGATIVISEGNPTVLLSQGLQLGDLFLIGCLFSWALYTIVGKQVMSNLSPVVTATYACLIGAILLLPFGLWEGYQSDWLLPSPKALFALAYLGILGSALGFCWYYIGVQRIGASQAAVFINFVPIAATILGALILSEPVTSTLITGGGLVITGVICTNRAG; encoded by the coding sequence ATGATTTATTTACAGTTGACCATTATGGCGTTCATTTGGGGAGGAACCTTTATCGCCGGACGGATTGTTGGGGAAAGTGTCGGAGCGTTTACCGCTGCCTTAACCCGCTTTACCATTGCTAGTGTTTGTTTATGGTTTATTACCCAGAGGTGGGAAGGTAAACTCCCTCTTTTAAGGCGAGAACAGTGGCTGCCAGTCCTAATGCTGGGCTTATCAGGGGTCTTTTTCTATAATGTGTTTTTCTTTTTGGGATTACAAACGGTGAGTGCGAGCCGTGCGGCTTTGATTGTTGCCCTCAATCCGATCGCGATCGCGCTGGCTTCTACCATTGTTTTCAAGGATCAATTATCTCCCCTGAAAATCTTTGGCATTACCCTTTCTCTGATCGGTGCCACGATTGTGATCAGCGAAGGGAACCCCACTGTTCTTCTCTCTCAAGGTTTACAACTCGGCGACCTCTTTCTCATTGGATGTTTATTTAGTTGGGCACTTTACACCATCGTCGGCAAACAAGTGATGAGCAACTTATCACCTGTGGTGACTGCCACCTATGCTTGCCTAATTGGCGCAATTTTACTGCTACCCTTTGGTTTGTGGGAAGGGTATCAAAGTGATTGGTTGCTTCCCTCACCGAAAGCCTTATTTGCCCTCGCCTATTTAGGCATATTGGGGTCAGCTTTGGGCTTCTGTTGGTACTATATTGGGGTGCAACGCATCGGTGCCTCGCAAGCCGCAGTGTTTATTAATTTTGTCCCTATTGCCGCTACAATTTTAGGGGCATTAATTTTGTCCGAACCAGTTACTTCAACGTTAATTACGGGGGGTGGGTTAGTCATTACTGGTGTCATTTGCACTAACCGTGCGGGTTAG
- the sds gene encoding solanesyl diphosphate synthase gives MTSVTSLFAPVDEDLRLLTDNLKQLVGARHPILGAAAEHLFGAGGKRLRPAIVLLASRATLVGNDLTSYHRRLAEITEMIHTASLVHDDVVDDSETRRNVATVNSLFGNRIAVLAGDFLFAQSSWYLANLDNLAVVKLLSEVIRDFAEGEIRQGLSQFDVELSITDYLEKSYYKTASLIANSVKAAGVLSGVSPEVCEQLYHYGRNFGLAFQIVDDILDFTATSEVLGKPACSDLKSGNLTAPVLYAFEEKPELKDLVENEFTGEGELERAIALVKESRGIERTRELAAHHSHVAVECLDHALKDSASTQALRELADYILRRLY, from the coding sequence ATGACCTCTGTAACATCCTTATTTGCTCCTGTTGATGAAGACCTGCGCTTATTGACAGATAACTTAAAACAACTCGTTGGAGCGCGTCACCCGATCCTGGGTGCGGCGGCAGAACATTTATTTGGGGCTGGCGGAAAACGTTTGCGCCCCGCTATCGTTTTATTAGCTTCTCGGGCAACACTGGTTGGAAATGATCTAACATCATACCATAGACGGTTGGCAGAAATTACGGAGATGATTCATACCGCCAGTTTAGTTCATGATGATGTGGTGGATGACTCAGAAACCCGCCGGAATGTTGCCACTGTTAATAGTTTATTTGGCAATCGGATTGCCGTACTGGCAGGAGACTTTCTCTTTGCTCAATCCTCTTGGTATTTAGCAAATTTGGATAATTTAGCAGTTGTCAAACTGCTATCCGAGGTCATTCGCGATTTTGCCGAAGGTGAAATTCGTCAGGGATTGAGTCAGTTTGATGTAGAACTATCGATTACAGATTATTTAGAAAAGAGTTACTATAAGACAGCCTCTTTGATTGCCAATAGCGTAAAAGCGGCAGGCGTGCTCAGTGGGGTCTCTCCCGAGGTATGTGAGCAACTCTATCATTATGGACGGAATTTCGGTTTAGCGTTTCAGATTGTGGATGATATCCTCGACTTTACGGCAACGAGTGAAGTCCTTGGCAAACCAGCTTGTTCGGATCTCAAAAGTGGGAATTTAACCGCACCGGTGCTCTATGCCTTTGAAGAAAAGCCGGAATTAAAAGATTTAGTAGAAAATGAGTTTACGGGCGAAGGCGAGTTAGAACGCGCGATCGCGCTCGTAAAAGAAAGTCGTGGGATTGAACGGACGCGGGAACTTGCTGCTCATCATAGCCACGTAGCTGTAGAATGTTTAGACCATGCCTTAAAAGATTCTGCTTCAACCCAAGCGCTGCGAGAACTCGCCGACTATATTTTACGACGGTTATATTAA
- a CDS encoding UMP kinase → MSYKRVLLKLSGEALMGTQQYGIDPTVVSEIAQEVAEIVKTGIEMAIVVGGGNIFRGVKAASAGMDRATADYIGMIATVMNALTLQDALEQVGVPTRVQSAITMQQVAEPYIRRRAIRHLEKKRVVIFAAGSGNPFFTTDTTAALRAAEIDAEILFKATQVDGVYDSDPHTNPDARLFEHLTYTYVLSQNLRVMDGSAIALCRDNNIPIVVFNLLQRGNIMRVVQGETVGTLVGGPK, encoded by the coding sequence ATGAGTTACAAAAGGGTTTTACTAAAATTAAGTGGGGAAGCCTTGATGGGCACCCAACAATACGGCATTGACCCAACTGTGGTCAGTGAAATTGCTCAAGAAGTCGCTGAAATTGTTAAAACTGGCATCGAAATGGCGATTGTCGTTGGTGGAGGGAATATCTTTCGAGGGGTCAAAGCAGCATCTGCCGGAATGGATCGAGCAACGGCTGATTATATCGGCATGATTGCTACGGTAATGAATGCGTTGACCCTGCAAGATGCATTAGAACAGGTTGGGGTTCCCACAAGAGTCCAAAGTGCAATTACAATGCAACAAGTGGCTGAACCTTACATTCGGCGACGGGCAATTCGGCACTTGGAGAAAAAACGAGTGGTCATCTTTGCTGCGGGTTCTGGGAATCCCTTTTTTACTACTGACACAACTGCCGCTTTACGAGCAGCAGAGATTGACGCGGAAATCCTATTTAAGGCAACCCAAGTGGATGGGGTCTATGATAGTGATCCCCATACTAATCCTGATGCTCGTTTATTTGAACATCTCACCTATACTTATGTTCTGAGTCAAAATTTACGAGTGATGGATGGGAGCGCGATCGCGCTGTGTCGGGATAATAACATTCCGATTGTCGTCTTTAATCTTCTGCAACGCGGCAACATCATGCGTGTTGTTCAAGGAGAAACTGTTGGAACATTGGTCGGAGGGCCGAAATGA